A genomic region of [Eubacterium] eligens ATCC 27750 contains the following coding sequences:
- a CDS encoding AAA family ATPase, with protein MDSINMCYEMCDYIEQNGIVKLVGNTRLRDNLKKEFLHFLIYISMIDERYGEQEKAFIKKKLGFEVSALMAADIKNRNMLGAGYITKMPETFKYFILANAGHKIKNDRYDNKEARTLAESYRKLGQEYLAANTESTEVEINVLSSYCVMLDENLKSYGLLRPDYKSVTIQAETEDDEKPDADELIAELNSLTGLTAVKEDVNALINLLKVQKMREQMGMKQTSVNKHLVFMGNPGTGKTTVARLLARIYKAIGAISKGHLVEVDRSGLVCGYIGQTVTKTAEVIESALGGVLFIDEAYTLTNGKGQGDFGQEAVDTLLKGMEDHRDDLVVIVAGYTELMEEFLDSNPGLRSRFNKFINFEDYTAEEEVEILINNCKKQEYMLSRDALEEARRFFTDRVADKPEGYANARDVRNYLEKAISNQATRIVGLKDVDKNILAMLEKEDLVGIEL; from the coding sequence ATGGATTCAATTAATATGTGCTACGAAATGTGTGATTATATAGAGCAGAATGGCATTGTGAAGCTGGTAGGAAATACAAGGCTCCGCGACAATCTTAAGAAGGAGTTTCTGCATTTTCTAATATATATATCAATGATAGATGAAAGGTACGGCGAGCAGGAAAAAGCATTTATAAAGAAGAAGCTGGGGTTTGAGGTCAGTGCCTTAATGGCGGCTGATATTAAGAACCGCAACATGCTTGGAGCAGGCTATATTACAAAAATGCCAGAGACATTTAAGTATTTTATACTTGCCAATGCAGGCCACAAGATTAAGAACGACAGATACGACAACAAAGAGGCGCGGACGCTGGCAGAAAGCTACAGGAAGCTCGGACAGGAATATCTGGCTGCGAATACTGAAAGCACCGAGGTCGAGATAAATGTTTTATCATCATACTGTGTGATGCTGGACGAGAATCTTAAATCATACGGTCTGCTGCGTCCTGATTACAAGAGTGTGACAATACAGGCAGAGACAGAAGATGACGAAAAGCCGGACGCTGATGAACTAATTGCAGAACTTAATTCACTGACGGGACTTACTGCAGTTAAAGAAGATGTCAATGCACTTATTAATCTTCTTAAAGTTCAGAAAATGCGTGAGCAGATGGGAATGAAGCAGACAAGCGTCAACAAACACCTTGTATTCATGGGAAATCCAGGAACAGGAAAGACGACAGTTGCAAGACTGCTTGCCAGAATATATAAGGCAATAGGGGCAATCTCAAAAGGACATCTTGTGGAAGTAGACCGTTCAGGACTTGTGTGTGGTTACATAGGTCAGACAGTGACGAAGACTGCAGAGGTAATAGAATCAGCACTTGGAGGAGTCCTGTTCATAGACGAAGCATATACACTTACTAATGGAAAAGGTCAGGGCGATTTCGGACAGGAAGCTGTAGACACATTATTAAAAGGAATGGAAGACCACAGAGATGATTTAGTTGTAATAGTGGCAGGTTATACAGAACTGATGGAGGAATTCTTAGATTCCAATCCGGGACTGCGTTCAAGATTTAATAAATTCATTAACTTCGAGGATTATACAGCCGAGGAAGAGGTTGAGATACTTATAAACAACTGCAAGAAACAGGAATACATGCTTTCCCGTGATGCGCTTGAGGAAGCAAGAAGATTCTTTACAGACCGGGTAGCCGATAAGCCAGAAGGCTATGCTAACGCAAGAGATGTAAGAAACTATCTCGAAAAAGCCATATCCAATCAGGCAACAAGGATAGTTGGACTTAAGGATGTGGATAAGAATATACTGGCGATGCTGGAGAAAGAGGATCTGGTAGGGATTGAGTTGTGA
- a CDS encoding TPM domain-containing protein has translation MRYLKKFLTVIIIFCSFIICGISGTQQVSASESGKTDTSYTIIYDDSAYLIKDTDKPQLYDVMESISKDTNVIFYTTDSTEYGRNTADICQNYCAEHFGSSKTAPVIMFTIDMYNREIYMYCTGSTRKIIRNAEANSITDNVYKSATAGDYGKCAINAFTQAENCLAGGKVKRPMQIINNVLLAMLLGVTANFTVLKISRASRKSADRCGEMVGIANNSFVSVKVSKELIKEHTTVRRESSDYSGGSGDYSGSGGGSSDGGGSSGGGHSF, from the coding sequence TTGAGATATCTTAAAAAATTTCTGACAGTAATTATAATTTTCTGTTCCTTTATTATATGCGGCATATCTGGCACACAGCAGGTAAGCGCCAGTGAAAGTGGTAAAACTGACACCAGTTATACAATAATATATGATGATAGTGCTTATCTGATAAAAGATACTGATAAGCCGCAGTTGTATGATGTTATGGAAAGCATATCCAAGGATACAAATGTTATATTTTATACAACAGATTCAACAGAATATGGAAGGAACACAGCTGATATCTGTCAGAATTATTGTGCAGAACATTTTGGCAGTTCAAAGACTGCACCAGTAATAATGTTTACAATAGACATGTATAACAGAGAAATATATATGTACTGTACAGGTAGTACGCGTAAAATAATCCGGAATGCAGAAGCTAATTCAATAACAGATAATGTCTATAAAAGTGCTACAGCAGGAGATTATGGCAAATGCGCAATAAATGCATTTACACAGGCAGAAAATTGCCTTGCAGGTGGTAAAGTCAAAAGACCAATGCAGATTATTAATAATGTGTTACTGGCTATGCTGCTCGGAGTAACTGCTAATTTTACAGTTCTTAAAATATCAAGAGCAAGCAGAAAATCAGCAGATAGATGTGGAGAAATGGTTGGAATAGCAAACAATTCATTTGTTAGTGTAAAGGTCAGCAAGGAACTGATAAAGGAACATACTACGGTAAGGAGGGAGTCATCTGATTACAGTGGTGGCTCTGGCGATTATTCGGGTTCTGGAGGGGGTTCGTCTGACGGAGGTGGAAGTTCCGGCGGAGGACATAGCTTTTAA
- a CDS encoding histidine phosphatase family protein — MGIVYFTRHGQTVWNVENKICGATDSPLTELGHEQAVELGKRILSEGIHIDEILYSPLIRAKATALHVSEITGIPAREEIRLKEQNFGKYESTPRDGEEFAKAKCNFICSFDGGETMLHLAQRIYNLIDDIKAQPDKTYLLVAHNGIARMVKSYFEDMGNEEFSAFKIKNCEILKFEF, encoded by the coding sequence ATGGGAATAGTGTATTTTACAAGGCATGGTCAGACTGTCTGGAATGTTGAGAATAAGATATGTGGGGCGACGGATTCGCCGCTCACAGAGTTGGGGCATGAACAGGCTGTAGAATTGGGGAAAAGAATTCTGTCAGAGGGAATACATATAGATGAAATCCTGTATTCGCCACTTATAAGAGCGAAAGCTACAGCACTTCATGTATCTGAGATTACAGGAATACCAGCGCGCGAAGAGATAAGACTTAAGGAACAGAATTTCGGTAAATACGAATCAACTCCAAGAGATGGAGAAGAATTTGCTAAAGCCAAATGTAACTTTATATGCAGCTTTGATGGAGGAGAGACAATGCTTCATCTTGCACAGCGCATTTATAATCTGATTGACGATATAAAGGCGCAGCCTGATAAAACATATCTTTTAGTTGCACATAATGGAATTGCACGAATGGTAAAGTCATATTTTGAGGATATGGGAAATGAGGAGTTTTCGGCTTTTAAGATAAAGAATTGCGAGATATTGAAGTTTGAGTTTTAA